One genomic window of Halorhabdus sp. CBA1104 includes the following:
- a CDS encoding endonuclease/exonuclease/phosphatase family protein, with amino-acid sequence MSDWLRAMSYNVRYDTSEDGKHAWEHRRDRVAGTIRFHAPDVIGLQEPLDHQLADIAERVPELEWVGVGRSDGASGGEFSPIGYRTDRLECEDTDTLWLSETPGQSGSVGWDASYPRIVTWARLRDRQTGTRFLQANTHFSHDGPKARRESAWLLLDRLPHIADGDPIVLTGDFNVVVGEPAHEILAEGTDSVSPLSNAMDRSPQPHHGPKTSRTDFETLLPDRKIDHVFVSDDVAVGQHGVCTDFDDSGAFPSDHLPVLVDVDPAGSARGV; translated from the coding sequence ATGTCCGACTGGCTACGGGCCATGTCCTACAACGTCCGGTACGATACGTCCGAGGACGGCAAACACGCCTGGGAACACCGGCGAGATCGCGTGGCGGGGACGATCCGTTTTCACGCCCCCGACGTGATCGGCTTGCAGGAGCCACTCGACCACCAGCTCGCGGACATCGCCGAGCGTGTCCCGGAATTGGAGTGGGTCGGCGTTGGCCGCTCAGATGGCGCCAGCGGCGGCGAGTTCTCGCCGATCGGCTACCGGACCGATCGCCTCGAGTGTGAGGACACGGATACGCTCTGGCTCTCAGAAACGCCCGGGCAATCAGGGAGTGTCGGCTGGGACGCCAGCTATCCCCGGATCGTCACCTGGGCGCGCCTCCGTGATCGACAGACTGGGACGCGGTTCCTCCAGGCGAACACACACTTCTCCCACGACGGCCCGAAGGCACGCCGAGAGAGTGCCTGGCTGTTGCTGGACCGTCTCCCCCACATTGCCGACGGCGATCCGATCGTCTTGACCGGGGACTTCAATGTCGTCGTGGGCGAGCCGGCCCACGAGATCCTTGCAGAAGGGACCGACTCCGTCTCGCCGCTCTCGAACGCCATGGATCGGTCTCCCCAGCCCCACCACGGGCCCAAGACGTCTCGGACTGACTTCGAGACGCTGCTGCCGGATCGCAAGATCGATCACGTGTTCGTCAGCGACGACGTTGCGGTCGGGCAACACGGTGTCTGTACCGACTTCGACGACAGTGGGGCATTCCCATCTGATCATCTCCCGGTGCTGGTCGACGTCGATCCCGCTGGCTCTGCTCGCGGGGTGTGA
- a CDS encoding Lrp/AsnC family transcriptional regulator: MNSRDELLELLRENARYSTAELARLADMEEPRVEEALEDLEAAGALRGYQAVVDWDELDRERVRATVELNVTLDRETSYGDIADRIAKFPEVTTLRLMSGDYDFLMEVEGDSMSEVSWFISEKVAPIPEITQTVTHYVMDSYKENGIEFGDGDEDDRLSISP, translated from the coding sequence ATGAACAGTCGCGACGAACTCCTGGAGCTGTTGAGAGAAAACGCCCGCTACTCGACGGCCGAACTCGCGCGGTTGGCCGACATGGAGGAACCACGCGTCGAGGAAGCACTCGAAGATCTCGAAGCCGCTGGGGCTCTCCGAGGCTACCAGGCTGTCGTCGACTGGGACGAACTCGATCGTGAGCGCGTGCGAGCGACGGTCGAGCTCAACGTGACGCTGGACCGCGAGACCAGCTACGGCGACATCGCCGACCGGATCGCGAAGTTCCCGGAGGTAACGACCCTCCGGCTGATGAGCGGTGACTACGATTTCCTCATGGAAGTCGAGGGCGACTCGATGAGCGAGGTGTCGTGGTTCATCAGCGAGAAGGTCGCGCCGATCCCCGAGATCACCCAGACGGTTACCCATTACGTGATGGACTCTTACAAGGAGAACGGCATCGAATTCGGTGACGGCGACGAGGACGATCGGCTCTCGATCTCACCATGA
- a CDS encoding type II/IV secretion system ATPase subunit — protein MAIDDKEGGDEGSLRSRASSLFDGDSDPEGGDDDEPDGYTWIDFRREFHEGGQFDRSEYLGFDPQRTEQLLGECSSNARQLDDYFQDFIDPATTPVRKGEYRWEHFKQEFYYDGDGSPPREDDGTKIPFDRAAHLGFDPDETERRLSHGQDKAEALVDLVDQRTVDVNPELDEDEFFSTVEGHTTIVNRYDLEKAVPMEKKRHFEEVERYWVNKPYACVILFHSIKENERKYYVVEPTLNALELELKDFLGSKLKTAIKYAEEGVAVGDDAEGRAAVIEREAQALLKRYDIYDEPNTDRVGQTTGDWVKQLLGLGEESAEPDQLDQSTELDGIAARPEPAILEEDADTLTEYQVEKLLYLLKRDYIGYGKIDPIKHDINVEDISCDGYNSRVFVYHTDYEQTISNVEHGESDLDDFVVKLAQRSGKGISKRQPQVDATLPDGSRAQLTLGTEVSDHGTNYTIRQFKDVPFTPIDLINWNTFSLDEMAFLWLAIENNKSMIFAGGTASGKTTSLNAISLFIPSNSKIVSIEDTREVELPQRNWVASVTRPSFGDDEKGDIDEFDLLEAALRQRPDYIVMGEVRGEEGRDLFQVMSTGHTGYSTFHADTVGEVIKRFTTDPINVSKTLFTALDLVSIQTQTRVQGRKVRRNKTLTEINEYTPENDEINVRDVYQWQAESDQFLQMGSSSTLEDIKFDRGWDQDTLDEELFMRKVVLAHLIEQGLNTYTEVAATVQAFINDPETIMTLIANGQLERSLEDLREMESVQITVDPAKEEMVPRPDPPDELAEEAQGVIDNAQPLFDRYKDQARSDIVNALADVSGDELTEDEDDGTVDFGQFVPKAGVEGPENE, from the coding sequence ATGGCAATTGATGATAAAGAGGGTGGCGACGAGGGTTCGCTCCGGTCGCGGGCGAGTTCCTTATTCGACGGGGATAGCGATCCAGAGGGAGGTGACGACGACGAACCCGACGGATACACGTGGATCGATTTTCGGCGTGAATTTCACGAGGGTGGACAGTTTGACCGAAGCGAATATCTCGGATTCGACCCACAGCGCACCGAGCAGTTGCTCGGGGAGTGTTCGAGCAACGCACGCCAACTCGACGACTATTTTCAGGATTTTATCGACCCCGCAACGACGCCCGTCCGTAAAGGTGAGTATCGGTGGGAGCACTTCAAACAGGAGTTTTACTACGATGGGGACGGCTCGCCACCGCGTGAGGACGACGGGACAAAGATCCCGTTCGATCGGGCCGCCCATCTCGGATTCGATCCCGACGAGACTGAAAGACGACTGAGCCACGGCCAAGACAAAGCGGAGGCACTGGTGGATCTCGTCGATCAGCGGACGGTCGACGTCAACCCGGAACTGGACGAAGACGAGTTCTTCTCGACGGTCGAGGGCCACACGACGATCGTCAATCGATACGATCTGGAGAAAGCCGTCCCGATGGAGAAAAAGCGCCACTTCGAGGAAGTCGAGCGCTACTGGGTCAACAAACCCTACGCTTGTGTCATCTTGTTCCATTCGATAAAGGAGAACGAGCGTAAGTACTACGTCGTCGAGCCGACGCTGAACGCGCTCGAACTCGAGCTCAAGGACTTTCTCGGCAGTAAACTCAAGACGGCGATCAAATACGCCGAAGAGGGCGTGGCTGTTGGCGACGACGCCGAGGGTCGGGCGGCGGTCATCGAGCGCGAAGCCCAGGCGCTCCTCAAACGGTACGATATCTACGACGAACCGAACACGGATCGTGTGGGCCAAACGACGGGTGACTGGGTAAAACAGCTGCTCGGCCTGGGCGAGGAGTCCGCCGAACCCGACCAGCTCGATCAGTCCACCGAACTCGACGGGATCGCGGCCCGACCGGAGCCGGCAATCCTCGAAGAAGACGCAGATACTCTGACCGAATACCAGGTCGAGAAACTGCTGTACCTGTTGAAGCGGGACTACATCGGCTACGGCAAGATCGATCCGATCAAACACGACATCAACGTCGAGGATATCTCCTGTGACGGGTACAACTCCCGGGTGTTCGTCTATCACACCGACTACGAGCAGACGATCTCGAACGTCGAACACGGGGAGAGTGATCTGGACGACTTCGTCGTCAAACTCGCCCAGCGCTCGGGCAAAGGGATCTCCAAACGGCAGCCACAGGTCGACGCGACCCTCCCCGATGGGTCGCGCGCACAGTTGACTCTCGGCACGGAAGTCTCCGATCACGGGACCAACTACACGATCCGGCAGTTCAAAGACGTCCCCTTTACGCCGATCGACCTGATCAACTGGAACACCTTCTCGCTGGACGAGATGGCGTTCCTCTGGTTGGCGATCGAGAACAACAAGTCGATGATCTTCGCCGGCGGGACGGCCTCGGGGAAGACGACCAGCCTGAACGCGATTTCGCTGTTCATCCCCAGCAACTCCAAGATCGTCTCCATCGAGGACACCCGTGAGGTCGAGCTGCCACAGCGAAACTGGGTGGCTAGCGTGACCCGGCCTTCCTTTGGTGACGACGAGAAAGGCGACATCGACGAGTTCGATCTGTTGGAGGCCGCACTCCGCCAGCGCCCGGACTACATCGTCATGGGCGAGGTTCGTGGGGAAGAGGGGCGTGACCTGTTCCAGGTCATGTCCACCGGCCACACCGGATACTCGACGTTCCACGCCGACACCGTCGGCGAGGTGATCAAGCGATTCACGACCGACCCGATCAACGTCTCGAAGACGCTGTTTACGGCGCTGGATCTCGTCTCGATCCAGACCCAAACGCGCGTCCAGGGTCGGAAGGTTCGCCGGAACAAGACGTTGACCGAGATCAACGAGTACACCCCGGAGAACGACGAGATCAACGTCAGGGACGTCTACCAGTGGCAGGCCGAGTCCGACCAGTTCCTGCAGATGGGTTCCTCATCAACGCTCGAAGACATCAAGTTCGACCGTGGGTGGGACCAGGACACGTTGGACGAAGAACTGTTCATGCGCAAGGTCGTCCTCGCACATCTCATCGAGCAGGGGCTGAACACCTACACCGAGGTTGCCGCGACGGTCCAGGCGTTCATCAACGATCCCGAGACGATCATGACGTTGATCGCCAACGGCCAACTCGAACGGAGTCTCGAAGACCTCCGAGAGATGGAATCAGTTCAGATCACCGTCGATCCGGCCAAAGAGGAGATGGTGCCACGACCGGATCCACCCGACGAGTTGGCCGAGGAAGCCCAAGGCGTCATCGACAACGCCCAGCCGTTGTTCGACCGATACAAGGACCAGGCCAGATCTGACATCGTAAACGCACTTGCGGACGTGAGTGGCGACGAGTTGACCGAAGACGAAGACGACGGGACCGTCGACTTCGGTCAGTTCGTGCCCAAAGCGGGTGTCGAGGGACCTGAGAACGAATGA
- a CDS encoding pyridoxal phosphate-dependent aminotransferase: MTIEPSERVEQVPPSGIRRFFELAEQQDDIISLGVGEPDFSAPWSAREAAIASLEAGKTSYTANRGKLELRERIAADVDQRYDLDYDPAQEVLVTTGVSEGVDLALRAIVDPDDTVAIAQPAYVSYKPGVIFAGGDPLAVATRREDEFKLTREVLAASGAAGADALVMNYPNNPTGATMTEDELREVAAFARENDLVVLSDEVYSELSYEHEHTSIATLPGMRERTIVFNGFSKAYAMTGLRLGYAMGPPEVITAMNRIHQYTMLSAPTTPQHAAIEALDRCADDVAEMRNQYNRRRRFVLSRFEEMGVDCFPASGAFYAFPESPWDDSEAFAEALLESEGVAVVPGTAFGDGGSGHLRVSYATGLSDLKEALARFESFIS, translated from the coding sequence ATGACCATCGAGCCGAGCGAGCGCGTCGAGCAAGTCCCGCCGTCGGGAATCCGCCGGTTTTTCGAACTCGCCGAACAACAGGACGACATCATCTCGCTTGGTGTCGGCGAGCCCGACTTTTCGGCTCCCTGGAGTGCCCGCGAAGCGGCGATCGCCTCTTTAGAGGCCGGCAAGACGTCGTATACGGCAAATCGGGGCAAACTCGAACTTCGGGAACGGATCGCCGCGGATGTCGACCAGCGATACGATCTGGATTACGATCCCGCCCAAGAGGTGCTGGTGACGACCGGCGTCAGCGAGGGGGTCGATCTCGCCCTCCGAGCGATCGTCGATCCGGATGATACTGTCGCGATAGCCCAGCCAGCGTACGTCTCGTACAAACCAGGCGTGATCTTCGCTGGCGGCGACCCACTGGCGGTGGCGACCAGACGTGAAGACGAGTTCAAGCTTACGCGTGAAGTGCTAGCAGCGAGCGGCGCGGCTGGGGCCGACGCGCTGGTGATGAACTACCCGAACAACCCGACGGGCGCGACCATGACCGAAGACGAACTGCGTGAGGTCGCAGCCTTCGCACGGGAGAACGATCTCGTCGTATTGAGCGACGAGGTGTACTCGGAGTTGAGTTACGAACACGAGCACACCTCGATCGCGACGCTACCCGGGATGCGTGAGCGAACGATCGTCTTCAACGGCTTCTCGAAAGCCTACGCCATGACTGGCCTGCGGCTGGGCTACGCGATGGGGCCGCCGGAAGTGATCACGGCCATGAACCGCATCCACCAGTACACGATGCTGTCGGCCCCGACGACGCCACAGCACGCCGCTATCGAGGCTCTGGACCGGTGTGCCGACGACGTCGCGGAGATGCGCAACCAGTACAACCGGCGACGGCGCTTTGTGCTCTCACGGTTCGAGGAGATGGGTGTCGACTGTTTCCCGGCCAGTGGAGCCTTCTATGCGTTCCCCGAATCACCCTGGGACGACAGCGAAGCCTTCGCCGAGGCACTCCTCGAATCCGAGGGCGTCGCCGTCGTGCCCGGGACTGCCTTCGGTGACGGCGGTAGCGGCCATCTCCGAGTCTCCTATGCGACTGGGCTCAGTGACCTCAAAGAAGCACTGGCGCGGTTCGAATCGTTCATCTCGTAA